A portion of the Lolium rigidum isolate FL_2022 chromosome 1, APGP_CSIRO_Lrig_0.1, whole genome shotgun sequence genome contains these proteins:
- the LOC124691999 gene encoding tubby-like F-box protein 12, protein MSFRSIVRDVRESFGSLSRRGFEVRISGLPGLSGHHRGKSVGSLSALHDRAAIVDQNGWAGLPPELLRDVMKRLEEGESTWPSRKDVVACAAACKAWREICKDIVQSPEFCGKLTFPLSLKQPGPRDGLIQCFIKRDKSTLTYYLYLCLSPAVLSENGKFLLAAKRNRRTTYTEYIISVDSKNISRSSNGYVGKMRSNFLGTKFIVYDTQPPYNAGSLASCQRASRRISSRRVSPKVPTGSYPVAQVNYELNVLGTRGPRRMQCTMHSIPASALEPEGVVPGQPKQLLPGPFDESFRSTYPSSRFSITDFSSSRFSEVSGVVQPDEEGGEAKERPLVLCNKVPRWHEQLQCWCLNFRGRVTVASVKNFQLTAAPQPAAVPSESSQPPHQQQAQPSSSSSSSSDHEKVILQFGKVTKDMFTMDYRYPLSAFQAFAICLTSFDTKLACE, encoded by the exons ATGTCTTTCCGCAGCATAGTCCGTGATGTTAGAGAGAGCTTTGGAAGCTTATCAAGGCGGGGTTTTGAGGTGAGGATTTCGGGTCTCCCTGGTCTTTCCGGCCATCACAGAGGGAAGTCTGTTGGATCTCTGAGTGCACTGCACGACCGAGCTGCAATAGTTGATCAAAATGGCTGGGCTGGTCTACCTCCTGAACTACTCCGCGATGTAATGAAAAGACTGGAGGAAGGCGAGAGCACTTGGCCGTCCCGCAAAGATGTTGTTGCTTGTGCAGCTGCCTGCAAGGCATGGAGAGAGATCTGTAAAGATATAGTGCAGAGCCCAGAGTTCTGTGGGAAACTCACTTTTCCATTGTCTCTTAAACAG CCAGGACCTCGAGATGGATTAATCCAGTGCTTTATAAAAAGGGACAAATCAACATTAACCTATTATCTCTACTTGTGTCTTAGCCCTG CCGTGCTTAGTGAGAATGGGAAGTTCCTGCTAGCAGCTAAGAGGAATCGACGGACAACAtataccgaatatataatttctgtggATTCTAAAAATATCTCGCGATCAAGTAACGGCTATGTTGGAAAAATGAG GTCAAATTTTCTTGGCACAAAATTCATCGTTTACGACACTCAGCCGCCATACAATGCTGGGAGCCTTGCCTCATGCCAACGTGCAAGCCGTCGAATCTCTTCTAGAAGGGTTTCACCAAAGGTACCCACTGGTAGCTACCCAGTTGCCCAGGTGAACTATGAGCTAAATGTGCTCGGCACAAGGGGGCCGAGGCGTATGCAGTGCACGATGCATTCCATCCCAGCATCTGCACTAGAGCCGGAAGGTGTGGTACCTGGCCAACCCAAGCAACTCCTTCCTGGTCCATTTGACGAGTCTTTTCGCAGCACATACCCCTCCTCCAGGTTCTCAATTACAGACTTCAGCAGCTCTCGCTTCTCAGAAGTAAGTGGAGTGGTGCAGCCAGACGAGGAGGGTGGGGAGGCTAAGGAGAGGCCTTTAGTTCTCTGCAACAAAGTGCCAAGATGGCATGAGCAGCTGCAGTGTTGGTGCCTCAACTTCCGAGGTCGGGTGACCGTGGCCTCAGTGAAGAACTTCCAGTTGACAGCCGCACCACAACCAGCTGCCGTGCCGTCTGAATCTTCACAGCCGCCCCACCAGCAGCAAGCCCAGCCTTCGAGTTCCTCGTCCTCGTCATCCGATCACGAGAAGGTGATTCTGCAGTTTGGTAAGGTTACGAAGGACATGTTCACCATGGACTACCGATACCCACTCTCGGCGTTCCAGGCATTCGCCATCTGCTTGACCAGTTTCGACACCAAGCTGGCTTGTGAATAG
- the LOC124692017 gene encoding protein S-acyltransferase 8-like — protein sequence MAKPLKVYQVWKGNNIIWCGGRLIFGPDAKATLLSFALIATPVVVFCVFVAKHLIHIFPAYNAGYAILVVTVALTVHVLLLLFLTSSQDPGIVPRNSHPPVEEFSHDASAPHTLQFPRIKEIMVNGVPVRVKYCETCMLYRPPRCSHCSKCDNCVERFDHHCPWVGQCIGQRNYSYFFWFVASAAVLCFYVFSMCALYISLLMNKGQHSVVEAIKISPASVAVMAYCFICFWFVGGLTGFHSYLIANNKTTYENLKYKYSNQPNAFNLGCMHNCFEVLCTKRKPSRINLRAIVQEEHVASQPRFSRSSALEDETPHRPRAKVEDDLEMGLDILKTTRRRSDELSDEEFGTGSNGATYHTTGCTPDSDNEIPVIRTMAESSSEARVLDISVGNAACPSSPVQK from the exons ATAATCTGGTGTGGTGGAAGGTTGATCTTTGGACCAGATGCCAAGGCCACTCTACTATCTTTCGCGCTGATCGCGACCCCTGTTGTTGTCTTTTGCGTCTTTGTGGCCAAACATCTCATACACATATTTCCTGCATATAATGCAGGGTATGCAATTCTGGTTGTTACTGTAGCCCTGACAGTTCAT GTACTGTTACTGCTCTTCTTGACCTCATCTCAAGATCCAGGTATTGTACCACGGAATTCACATCCACCTGTGGAGGAGTTCTCTCATGACGCTTCAGCTCCTCATACTCTTCAGTTCCCTCGGATAAAAGAGATTATGGTCAATGGTGTGCCTGTGAGAGTAAAATATTGTGAAACTTGCATGTTATATCGGCCTCCTCGCTGCTCCCACTGTTCGAAATGTGATAATTGTGTCGAGCGGTTTGATCACCACTGCCCTTGGGTTGGTCAATGTATTGGACAG CGCAATTACAGCTACTTCTTCTGGTTTGTTGCTTCAGCAGCAGTCCTGTGTTTCTATGTATTTTCAATGTGTGCATTGTACATCAGTCTTCTCATGAATAAGGGCCAACATTCAGTGGTGGAGGCAATTAAAATATCTCCAGCATCAGTGGCAGTCATGGCGTATTGTTTCATTTGTTTCTGGTTCGTTGGTGGTCTCACCGGATTTCACTCATACCTCATTGCAAATAATAAG ACAACATATGAGAATCTCAAGTACAAATACAGCAACCAACCCAACGCGTTCAACCTTGGCTGCATGCACAATTGTTTTGAGGTTCTCTGCACGAAAAGGAAGCCTTCTAGGATCAACCTGAGAGCCATTGTTCAAGAGGAACACGTGGCATCCCAGCCACGGTTCAGCCGCTCTAGTGCACTGGAAGATGAGACGCCCCATCGTCCACGAGCCAAAGTGGAGGATGATCTTGAGATGGGACTTGACATCCTGAAGACCACACGGCGCCGGTCAGATGAATTGAGTGATGAAGAGTTCGGAACTGGAAGCAATGGTGCGACATACCACACAACTGGCTGCACGCCTGATTCAGATAATGAGATTCCTGTTATCCGAACTATGGCTGAGAGCTCAAGTGAAGCTAGGGTCCTGGACATTTCAGTTGGCAATGCTGCATGCCCCTCATCTCCTGTGCAGAAATAG